A part of Eubacterium sp. AB3007 genomic DNA contains:
- a CDS encoding YafY family protein encodes MGRNTIPSKIRLLEIFKLLQTVEKKDALTQAEIHAVLEEKYHASVSLNSITDDVRALEEMGLAKTTGKKKIARDTGRGAYGRFDNNNLEAWELLILTNAISQIPWIPRPRVYKLRNKLLEMTSESTRALVRKNLTLLPPDVYERDIFFIRNLNDLLQAIGNRKKISFHYSRLGKRRTTHGIRWEKDTKDARIVSPYKVYINDGKFYMVGFNEQAQELRAYRVDRIGKVMDTGEPATTPDYTGQEDLYSRLDAFVANNTDNFLGKDRTAITIRWEPAVPVSVLYDVMGTENVFLLSEEDNTFSIRTYDTTGLMNNLLRLGSNIEILEPAGIRSRYLEIIDAIRAKY; translated from the coding sequence ATGGGAAGAAACACGATACCTTCGAAGATCCGCTTGTTAGAGATCTTCAAGCTGCTTCAGACGGTAGAGAAGAAGGATGCTCTCACCCAGGCAGAGATTCACGCTGTTCTGGAAGAGAAGTACCACGCCTCCGTCTCTCTGAATTCCATTACCGATGACGTACGGGCACTGGAAGAGATGGGACTGGCGAAGACAACGGGGAAAAAGAAGATCGCTCGAGACACCGGACGAGGCGCCTACGGGCGATTTGACAATAACAATCTGGAAGCGTGGGAGTTGCTGATTCTGACCAATGCGATATCACAGATCCCATGGATCCCGCGGCCCCGGGTCTACAAACTCCGGAATAAATTACTGGAAATGACCAGCGAGTCCACCCGCGCCCTGGTACGGAAGAACCTCACCCTCCTGCCTCCTGATGTATATGAGCGAGACATCTTCTTCATCCGAAATCTGAATGACCTGCTCCAGGCCATTGGAAACCGTAAGAAGATTTCCTTCCACTACAGTCGCCTTGGGAAACGACGCACTACCCACGGGATCCGTTGGGAGAAAGATACCAAAGACGCCCGTATCGTCAGCCCGTATAAGGTCTACATCAACGACGGGAAATTCTATATGGTCGGGTTCAACGAACAAGCGCAGGAACTTCGCGCCTATCGGGTCGACCGCATTGGAAAAGTCATGGATACCGGTGAGCCAGCGACCACCCCGGACTACACCGGACAGGAAGATCTGTATTCCAGGCTGGACGCCTTTGTGGCCAACAACACTGACAACTTCCTGGGGAAAGATCGCACCGCCATCACCATTCGCTGGGAACCCGCTGTCCCTGTCAGCGTGCTTTACGATGTGATGGGCACTGAGAACGTCTTCCTCCTCTCCGAAGAAGACAATACCTTTTCCATCCGCACCTACGACACTACCGGCCTGATGAACAACCTGCTACGGCTTGGTAGCAACATCGAGATCCTGGAGCCGGCCGGCATTCGCAGCCGTTACCTGGAGATCATCGACGCCATCCGCGCCAAATACTGA
- a CDS encoding LysM peptidoglycan-binding domain-containing protein: MKNLRIVSKTRFITFVVVVILVGSLSVAGMLGALTVHSSQADDFRKVEVQSGDTIWAIAEAYYPGEDVRKRVYDICQVNHVRAEELQAGQTLLLPLQ; encoded by the coding sequence ATGAAGAATCTCAGAATCGTATCGAAGACAAGATTTATAACCTTTGTAGTAGTGGTGATCCTGGTGGGATCCCTTTCGGTGGCCGGGATGCTGGGGGCGCTCACCGTTCACAGCAGCCAGGCAGATGATTTCCGTAAAGTGGAGGTGCAATCCGGAGACACGATCTGGGCCATTGCAGAAGCGTATTATCCCGGCGAGGATGTCCGGAAGCGCGTGTACGACATTTGCCAGGTCAACCACGTACGAGCAGAGGAACTTCAGGCAGGGCAGACCCTTCTGCTGCCGCTGCAGTAG
- a CDS encoding carbon-nitrogen hydrolase family protein has protein sequence MRYQVAAVQMDTGSDREANLRKIETFAREAAGHGASLVVFPERADYMGRGMREQAEPIPGDVSGILCSLAKDLRIHILCGVGEAQPEGNPWNTLLLVGPEGEILSRYRKLHMFKVEGVGGIHVDESRFTEAGEEIITAKSALGKLGMSICYDLRFPEMYRRMAMEGAEALFVPSDFTYDTGKDHWEVLLRARAIENTCYVVGANQCGQKLRYRAYGHSMILDPWGRVLAEAGETEEIIYAEIDSDVIEEVRQKMPSLDNRRGDVY, from the coding sequence ATGAGGTATCAGGTTGCGGCAGTACAGATGGATACTGGTTCCGATAGAGAAGCGAACCTGCGAAAGATCGAGACGTTTGCGAGAGAGGCAGCGGGGCACGGTGCTTCGCTGGTCGTGTTCCCGGAACGCGCTGATTATATGGGAAGGGGCATGCGGGAGCAGGCAGAGCCGATCCCGGGGGACGTGTCTGGGATCTTATGCAGCCTGGCAAAGGATCTGAGGATCCACATCCTCTGCGGTGTGGGCGAGGCCCAGCCGGAAGGGAATCCTTGGAACACATTGCTTCTGGTGGGACCGGAAGGCGAGATCCTGAGCAGGTATCGCAAACTTCACATGTTCAAGGTGGAGGGAGTGGGAGGCATCCATGTGGATGAGAGCCGGTTCACAGAAGCCGGTGAGGAGATCATCACGGCAAAGTCCGCTCTGGGGAAACTGGGCATGAGTATCTGCTACGATCTTCGGTTTCCAGAGATGTATAGAAGGATGGCGATGGAGGGGGCGGAGGCCCTGTTCGTCCCATCGGATTTCACCTATGACACCGGGAAAGACCACTGGGAGGTTCTGCTGCGGGCGCGGGCCATCGAAAATACCTGCTATGTGGTGGGAGCGAACCAGTGCGGACAGAAACTCAGGTACAGAGCGTATGGGCATTCCATGATCCTCGACCCCTGGGGGAGGGTGCTGGCCGAGGCTGGCGAGACAGAAGAGATCATCTACGCTGAGATCGACAGCGATGTGATCGAGGAGGTGCGGCAGAAGATGCCGTCACTGGACAATAGAAGGGGAGATGTTTACTAG
- a CDS encoding lysine exporter LysO family protein: protein MFEIILYIGLCVAGYVVAVPLRSKRDQLGWVGTVQTIAVLALVFTMGLRIGYNEEVIGNLGSYGLYALLYTVAIMVLSVACVSMTRRVMGIDRYGLMGNKALSEVEIAAGEPQEEEAPPKGIDRMTVYILCMVVAGIAAGFLVCRQIFRNEEAFTEGAAMTIRGLLCVLLTFVGLDLGLEGAIIDNFRKVGVRVLAIPAAGIIGTLLGAFLVGLVLPLSTRESLGIGAGLGWYSLGAAILMDAGMMTAGAISFMHNVMREMFAIILIPVVARKIGYVECVTLPGASAMDVCLPIVVRATSGNTAVYSFISGTVLSFMVPVLVPLFV, encoded by the coding sequence ATGTTTGAGATCATTCTGTATATAGGGCTTTGTGTGGCAGGATATGTGGTGGCTGTGCCGCTTCGCAGCAAGCGCGATCAACTGGGCTGGGTAGGTACGGTACAAACCATCGCAGTGCTGGCGCTGGTGTTCACCATGGGACTTCGGATCGGATACAACGAGGAGGTCATCGGAAACCTGGGGTCCTACGGGCTGTATGCATTGCTTTATACGGTGGCGATCATGGTTTTGTCCGTCGCCTGTGTGTCCATGACGAGGCGGGTGATGGGCATCGATCGGTACGGACTTATGGGAAACAAAGCTTTGTCCGAGGTGGAGATCGCGGCCGGAGAGCCGCAGGAAGAAGAGGCCCCGCCCAAGGGCATCGACCGCATGACCGTCTATATCCTCTGCATGGTGGTTGCGGGGATCGCGGCGGGTTTTTTGGTGTGTCGGCAGATCTTTCGGAACGAAGAGGCGTTTACAGAGGGCGCGGCCATGACCATCCGGGGACTGCTTTGTGTGCTGCTGACCTTTGTGGGGCTGGATCTGGGACTGGAGGGGGCTATCATCGATAACTTCCGTAAGGTGGGCGTCCGGGTGCTGGCCATTCCAGCGGCAGGGATCATCGGGACTCTGCTGGGAGCGTTTCTGGTGGGGCTGGTGCTGCCCCTGAGTACCCGGGAGAGTCTGGGGATCGGTGCCGGGTTGGGCTGGTATTCTCTTGGAGCCGCCATCCTGATGGATGCCGGGATGATGACCGCTGGTGCCATCTCCTTCATGCACAACGTGATGCGGGAGATGTTTGCGATCATCCTGATCCCGGTGGTCGCCCGGAAGATCGGATACGTGGAGTGTGTGACGCTTCCAGGAGCATCGGCCATGGACGTGTGTCTGCCCATCGTGGTGCGGGCCACCAGCGGGAACACCGCCGTGTATTCCTTCATCTCGGGGACGGTGCTGTCTTTCATGGTGCCGGTGCTGGTACCGTTGTTTGTGTGA
- a CDS encoding MBL fold metallo-hydrolase, giving the protein MIRVRFLTENKTEDPRCDAEFGLSMKITTDEMTILFDTGYSDMLIHNAARLHESLEDVDCCVLSHSHDDHTNGVPYFLKANDHAKVYLHREALVDSFDDIHGEPSEEQIGLQWDPANYPGRVVLTEEPVWLSENAVVSGTIPDAPDYVATEYFLVKGPDGKYIHDPLNHEQFLAIRGKDGIYLFSGCSHKGIAAAIDYVKVLFPGEPLVGVVAGMHLFSATAQARQEVIDKLAGENLKVIVPMHCTGIEALVLMKTRFADKCLLASAGKKFLLEE; this is encoded by the coding sequence ATGATCCGCGTTCGCTTCCTGACGGAAAACAAGACCGAGGACCCCCGCTGTGACGCGGAGTTCGGTCTTTCCATGAAAATCACCACCGATGAGATGACCATCCTGTTCGATACAGGCTATTCGGACATGCTCATCCACAATGCCGCTCGTCTGCACGAGTCCCTGGAAGATGTGGACTGCTGTGTGTTGAGCCACAGTCACGATGACCACACCAACGGAGTCCCCTATTTTCTGAAAGCGAATGACCACGCCAAGGTCTACCTGCACCGGGAGGCCCTGGTGGATTCCTTCGATGATATCCACGGAGAACCATCGGAGGAACAGATCGGTCTCCAGTGGGATCCCGCAAACTACCCGGGACGCGTCGTCCTGACCGAGGAGCCGGTCTGGCTCTCGGAGAATGCGGTGGTCTCCGGCACCATCCCTGATGCGCCGGACTACGTGGCCACGGAGTACTTCCTGGTCAAGGGACCAGATGGCAAGTATATCCACGATCCACTGAACCACGAACAGTTCCTGGCCATCCGCGGGAAGGATGGGATCTACCTGTTCTCCGGCTGCAGCCACAAGGGCATCGCCGCCGCCATCGACTACGTGAAGGTGCTGTTCCCCGGGGAGCCTCTGGTCGGCGTGGTGGCCGGCATGCACCTGTTCTCCGCTACCGCCCAGGCCAGGCAGGAGGTCATCGACAAGCTGGCAGGCGAGAACCTGAAGGTGATCGTTCCCATGCACTGTACCGGCATCGAAGCCCTGGTCCTCATGAAAACCCGCTTTGCCGACAAATGTCTGCTGGCCAGCGCAGGAAAGAAATTCCTTTTAGAAGAATAA
- the thrC gene encoding threonine synthase, whose amino-acid sequence MINYLSTRNKNTTATPTMAILNGLAPDGGLYVPSDLSALKIDYRDVINMDYRGMARVIFGRFFPDFGEEEIARIVEASYADKFTAEEITPLVPVGDRYVLELFHGPTCAFKDVALSALPNFMVSAARLNDFNDEILILTATSGDTGSAALHGFSDVPGTRIIVFYPEHGISDSQRLQMTTQQGKNTCACAVRGNFDDAQNGVKRIFTEIPRPAEGVSLSSANSINIGRLVPQVVYYFAAYAALVKAGRIQAGDPVDYTVPTGNFGDIMAGFFAREMGLPVGRLVCASNKNDVLTEFLTTGHYNRVREFHKTTSPSMDILISSNLERLLYFVCGPEQTASYMKALSETGEYTITEEELAKIQSLFTGICASEEEGASAIGEVFREHGYLLDTHTSIAWAAAEKYQGDSPNVILSTASPYKFSRAVMTAIGMEPAESDQENMQKLEAGTGIAAPAPLKAIFQLEVRHKDVIEKDEMMQYVKDRSVR is encoded by the coding sequence ATGATTAATTATTTAAGTACGAGAAACAAAAACACAACCGCTACCCCCACTATGGCCATCCTGAACGGCCTGGCACCGGATGGCGGTCTGTATGTACCTTCTGACCTTTCTGCACTGAAGATCGACTACCGCGATGTGATCAACATGGACTACCGGGGCATGGCCCGCGTCATCTTCGGCCGTTTCTTCCCGGATTTCGGTGAAGAGGAGATCGCCCGCATCGTAGAGGCGAGCTACGCAGACAAGTTCACTGCCGAGGAGATCACCCCTTTGGTGCCCGTCGGCGACAGATATGTACTGGAGCTGTTCCACGGTCCCACCTGCGCTTTCAAGGACGTGGCACTGTCTGCCCTGCCGAACTTTATGGTATCGGCTGCCAGACTGAACGATTTCAATGATGAGATCCTGATCCTCACCGCCACCAGCGGTGACACCGGCAGCGCCGCTCTTCACGGGTTCTCCGATGTGCCGGGCACACGGATCATCGTCTTCTACCCGGAGCACGGCATCTCCGACAGCCAGCGCCTGCAGATGACCACCCAGCAGGGGAAGAACACCTGCGCCTGCGCGGTGCGTGGAAATTTCGATGATGCACAGAACGGGGTCAAGCGGATATTTACGGAAATCCCCAGGCCCGCAGAGGGTGTCTCCCTCTCCAGCGCCAATTCAATCAACATCGGCCGTCTGGTACCGCAGGTGGTCTACTATTTCGCCGCCTATGCAGCATTGGTGAAGGCCGGCCGCATTCAGGCAGGTGATCCGGTGGACTACACCGTGCCCACCGGCAACTTTGGCGACATCATGGCGGGCTTCTTCGCCAGGGAGATGGGTCTTCCCGTGGGCAGGCTTGTCTGTGCTTCCAACAAGAACGATGTACTCACCGAATTCCTGACCACCGGCCACTATAACCGGGTACGGGAATTCCACAAGACCACCTCCCCTTCCATGGACATCCTGATCTCCAGCAATCTGGAGCGCCTGCTATACTTTGTGTGCGGGCCAGAACAGACCGCATCGTACATGAAGGCTTTGTCCGAGACGGGAGAATACACCATTACAGAAGAAGAACTGGCGAAGATCCAGTCTCTCTTCACCGGCATCTGTGCCTCTGAGGAAGAGGGGGCCTCCGCCATCGGCGAGGTATTCCGGGAGCACGGGTATCTGCTGGATACCCACACCTCCATCGCCTGGGCGGCCGCAGAGAAGTACCAGGGAGATTCTCCCAACGTGATCCTGTCCACGGCTTCGCCCTACAAGTTCAGCCGTGCGGTCATGACCGCCATCGGCATGGAACCAGCGGAGAGCGACCAGGAGAACATGCAGAAGCTGGAAGCAGGTACCGGCATAGCCGCCCCCGCTCCGCTGAAGGCCATCTTCCAACTGGAGGTCCGTCACAAGGATGTAATTGAGAAAGACGAGATGATGCAATACGTGAAAGACAGAAGTGTACGATAA
- a CDS encoding aspartate kinase codes for MLKVLKFGGSSLADSGQFLKVKNIVEADEDRRVVVVSAPGKRHDNDNKITDLLYLCNAHLKYNASYEDIFQMIQDRYQEIKENCSLSVDLEAEFTEIRSHMRKGMSVDYLVSRGEYLNAKLMADYLGYTFVDAKDVIRFGQNGKVDRKETEALFKAEFQKHDHIVLPGFYGALPGGNIRTFSRGGSDVTGAIAAASLDADLYENWTDVTGILMADPRIVENPQTMATVTYAELRELSYMGASVLHEDTVFPVRRKNIPLNIRNVNQPEEAGTMIMEEFPREDNPRYVTGVTGLRNYSIINVYGTNMSKSTSTLRKVLEICEDFQLSVEQIPSGTDSFSLVIRTESLNGQKYELISAIKKEMDFLDIKVTEGISLIAIVGRGMAYKVGISSMFFGALGENNINIRTIQQSSDEISIIVGVHDEDFEKAIRVLYDRFAR; via the coding sequence ATGCTGAAAGTGTTAAAATTCGGAGGCTCGTCCCTGGCTGACAGCGGACAGTTCCTTAAAGTAAAGAATATCGTCGAGGCAGATGAGGACCGCCGCGTGGTGGTGGTCTCTGCCCCCGGAAAACGCCATGACAACGACAACAAGATCACAGATCTCCTGTACCTGTGTAACGCGCATCTGAAGTACAACGCTTCCTATGAGGACATCTTCCAGATGATCCAGGATCGTTATCAGGAGATCAAGGAGAACTGCAGCCTTTCTGTGGATCTGGAGGCGGAGTTCACCGAGATCCGTTCCCATATGCGGAAGGGGATGTCCGTGGACTATCTGGTGTCCAGGGGAGAGTACCTGAACGCCAAACTCATGGCGGACTACCTGGGCTATACCTTTGTGGACGCAAAGGACGTGATTCGATTCGGACAGAACGGAAAGGTGGACCGCAAGGAGACGGAGGCTTTGTTCAAGGCAGAGTTCCAGAAGCATGACCACATCGTGCTCCCGGGGTTCTACGGAGCGCTGCCGGGCGGGAACATCCGCACCTTCTCCAGAGGAGGATCGGACGTCACTGGCGCCATCGCAGCAGCTTCTCTGGATGCGGATCTGTATGAGAACTGGACGGATGTCACCGGCATCCTGATGGCGGATCCACGGATCGTGGAGAACCCCCAGACCATGGCCACCGTGACCTATGCAGAGCTGCGGGAACTATCCTATATGGGCGCCTCCGTGCTCCATGAGGATACTGTGTTTCCGGTCAGGAGGAAGAACATCCCCCTGAACATCCGCAATGTCAACCAGCCGGAGGAAGCGGGCACCATGATCATGGAGGAGTTCCCCAGAGAGGACAATCCAAGGTACGTCACCGGTGTGACCGGCCTCAGGAACTACTCCATCATCAACGTCTACGGCACCAACATGAGCAAGAGCACCAGTACCCTGCGGAAAGTGCTGGAGATCTGCGAGGATTTCCAGCTTTCCGTGGAACAGATTCCCAGTGGTACGGACAGTTTCTCCCTGGTGATCCGAACAGAGTCGCTGAACGGACAGAAATACGAACTCATCAGTGCCATCAAGAAGGAGATGGACTTCCTGGATATCAAGGTGACCGAGGGCATCAGCCTCATCGCGATCGTGGGCCGGGGGATGGCCTACAAGGTCGGCATTTCCAGCATGTTCTTCGGTGCATTGGGCGAGAACAACATCAACATCAGAACGATCCAGCAGAGTTCAGACGAGATCAGCATCATCGTCGGCGTGCACGATGAGGATTTTGAAAAGGCGATCCGTGTGCTGTACGATCGTTTCGCCAGATAA
- a CDS encoding sodium:solute symporter, producing the protein MVIKSLLILCFFAVMVAVGLYCRKHSTDVNGFVLGGRKVGAWLTAFAYGTSYFSAVIFVGYAGQFGWIFGVSSTWIGLGNAFIGSLLAWAILGRRTRIMSQHLNAKTMPEFLGTRYDSDKLKILASAITFLFLIPYTASLFNGLSRLFEMGFHIDYAVCVIVMAVLTGVYVIAGGYMATAINDFIQGTIMLFGISAVILAVLSKHGGFMGSLAEMAKIENPVMPGVYNSFFGPAPLFLLVVVLLTSLGTWGLPQMVSKFYAIRNEGAVKKGTMISTLFAIVVAGGCYFLGGFGRLFVTQEQVDANGFDSIIPTMLSGLPDILIAIVLVLVLSASMSTLSSLVLTSSSTLMLDFIPGVSRSELSEKSKLTGMRVLIAVFILISAVIAIVQAKSRITFIAQLMGVSWGALAGSFLAPLLYGLYWKKTTKAAVGVCYAFGTMLMVIQLCVSLGLYAPSGAFAEFVFQNSLYSGVFAMLCSLVIVPVVSVLTQGTKPAATDDMFKCYDITAVVHVKTSLGDEEDA; encoded by the coding sequence ATGGTCATAAAATCACTATTGATACTTTGTTTCTTTGCAGTGATGGTGGCGGTAGGTCTGTATTGCCGCAAACACAGCACTGACGTAAACGGCTTTGTGCTGGGAGGACGCAAGGTGGGCGCCTGGCTCACCGCCTTCGCTTACGGGACAAGCTACTTCTCTGCCGTCATCTTTGTGGGATATGCAGGGCAGTTTGGATGGATTTTCGGCGTGTCCTCCACCTGGATTGGTCTGGGGAACGCGTTCATCGGATCCCTGCTGGCCTGGGCCATCCTGGGACGGCGCACCCGTATCATGTCTCAGCACCTGAACGCCAAAACCATGCCGGAGTTCCTGGGGACCCGGTATGACTCAGACAAGCTGAAGATTCTGGCTTCGGCCATTACCTTCCTGTTCTTGATCCCTTATACAGCCTCTCTGTTCAACGGTCTGTCCAGGCTGTTTGAGATGGGCTTCCACATCGACTATGCGGTGTGTGTGATCGTCATGGCGGTGCTCACCGGGGTCTACGTCATTGCCGGTGGGTACATGGCTACCGCCATCAACGATTTCATTCAGGGGACGATCATGCTCTTCGGCATCTCGGCGGTGATCCTGGCGGTACTGTCCAAGCATGGTGGCTTCATGGGATCTCTGGCGGAGATGGCAAAGATCGAAAACCCGGTGATGCCCGGCGTTTACAACTCCTTCTTTGGGCCGGCGCCGCTGTTCCTTCTGGTGGTGGTCCTGCTCACGTCCCTGGGAACCTGGGGACTGCCGCAGATGGTGTCCAAGTTCTATGCCATCCGCAACGAGGGGGCCGTCAAGAAGGGCACCATGATCTCTACGCTGTTCGCCATCGTGGTGGCGGGTGGCTGTTACTTCCTGGGTGGATTCGGAAGGCTTTTCGTCACTCAGGAGCAGGTCGATGCCAACGGTTTCGACAGCATCATCCCCACGATGCTTTCCGGTCTGCCGGATATCCTCATCGCCATCGTACTGGTGCTGGTGTTGTCTGCGTCCATGTCGACCCTGTCCTCTCTGGTGCTTACCTCTAGTTCTACGTTGATGCTGGATTTCATTCCCGGAGTCTCCAGAAGTGAGCTCAGCGAGAAGAGCAAGCTCACAGGAATGCGTGTTCTGATCGCCGTATTCATCCTGATCTCGGCAGTGATCGCCATCGTTCAGGCCAAGTCCCGGATCACCTTCATCGCCCAGCTGATGGGCGTCTCCTGGGGCGCGCTGGCAGGATCCTTCTTGGCGCCGTTGCTGTACGGGCTCTATTGGAAGAAAACGACTAAGGCAGCGGTTGGTGTCTGCTATGCCTTCGGGACGATGTTGATGGTCATTCAACTCTGCGTTTCTCTGGGGTTGTATGCACCTTCAGGCGCGTTCGCGGAGTTCGTTTTCCAGAATTCGCTTTACTCCGGTGTATTCGCCATGTTGTGCTCCCTGGTGATCGTGCCGGTGGTGAGCGTCCTGACGCAGGGCACAAAACCCGCTGCAACAGATGATATGTTCAAATGCTATGATATTACCGCCGTCGTCCACGTGAAGACTTCACTGGGCGATGAGGAGGATGCATAG
- the rarD gene encoding EamA family transporter RarD, whose amino-acid sequence MTDDRGYKTGIISMLGCDVLWGVLPLYWQALRPIDSWVIIFYRIFLVGLVAGIASLWIYGLPAIREQLAVRSNLWKFPLAGCLITCNWSIYIWAVNADHVIQTCVGYYIEPLIVCLLGILIFREKVTRYKLIAMLFALAGLVVILIHFMEPPLIAVSIATSFAVYAAVKKWFDLPPIMSVFLETLFLMLPALCVIIGIEVTGHGALAVATPGKYLLLLCCGILTATPLSLFAAAATKVPMITVGLLEYLSPSIALLIGIFFMKEPFDAVQLAAFVIIWVGLVFFTYGECKGENDV is encoded by the coding sequence ATGACAGACGACAGAGGCTATAAAACTGGAATCATCTCTATGCTGGGCTGTGATGTGCTGTGGGGCGTACTGCCTCTCTATTGGCAGGCCTTGCGGCCCATTGACTCCTGGGTGATCATCTTCTATCGGATCTTTCTGGTAGGGCTGGTGGCTGGGATCGCATCGTTGTGGATCTACGGACTGCCTGCCATCCGGGAGCAACTGGCGGTGCGCTCCAATCTATGGAAGTTTCCTCTGGCGGGTTGCCTGATCACCTGCAACTGGAGCATCTACATCTGGGCGGTGAATGCGGATCACGTGATCCAGACCTGTGTGGGGTATTACATCGAGCCTCTGATCGTGTGCCTACTGGGGATACTGATCTTCCGGGAGAAGGTCACCAGGTACAAGCTCATCGCCATGCTCTTCGCGCTGGCAGGGTTGGTTGTCATCCTGATCCATTTCATGGAGCCGCCGCTGATCGCGGTCTCCATCGCCACTTCCTTCGCCGTCTATGCGGCGGTGAAGAAATGGTTCGACCTTCCTCCGATCATGTCGGTGTTTCTGGAGACGTTGTTTCTCATGCTGCCGGCACTTTGTGTCATCATTGGCATCGAGGTCACCGGACACGGAGCGTTGGCGGTGGCGACTCCCGGAAAGTATTTGCTCCTGCTTTGCTGCGGCATCCTGACGGCCACACCACTGAGCCTGTTCGCTGCAGCGGCCACCAAGGTGCCTATGATCACCGTAGGATTGCTGGAATATCTGTCTCCATCCATCGCACTGCTTATCGGGATCTTCTTCATGAAGGAACCCTTCGATGCCGTACAACTGGCGGCCTTCGTGATCATCTGGGTAGGGCTTGTGTTTTTTACATACGGAGAGTGCAAGGGAGAGAATGATGTCTGA
- a CDS encoding MATE family efflux transporter — MSEKKERIQLGDHFEYGRIIRFVFPSIVMMVFTSIYTIVDGLFVSNFAGTVPFAAINLIMPVFIIVGALGFMLGAGGSALVSQKLGEKKPEEANRYFSLFVYTVMVGGVVMSALGQLALRQVSIWLGASGELLDNCVLYGRIMLCSMVFFMLQNLFQAFMVAAEKPRLGLVFTVSAGVINMVLDALFVGLLSWGLAGAAFATLVAETFGGLVPVIYFLRPNDSLLQLGRTRVMWPVLWKATTNGSSEMMNSIAASVVTILYNKQLLRLAGSDGVAAYGVIMYVVFIFLGVFMGYAVGIAPVFSFHYGAGHKAELRSLFRKTMVLLSCAGVLMTAVSWALSGTLTDIFVGYDADLRAMTLHGMRIFVTCFLLSWFVVFGSSFFTALGNGLISATISFLRTLVFECGSVLLLPMILGLNGVWGSIVVAEVMACVVTGVFLLKKRKEYFYD, encoded by the coding sequence ATGTCTGAAAAGAAAGAACGGATCCAGCTTGGGGATCATTTTGAATATGGACGGATCATCAGGTTCGTGTTTCCCTCCATCGTGATGATGGTATTTACCTCGATCTATACCATCGTAGATGGACTGTTTGTGTCGAATTTCGCCGGGACAGTGCCCTTTGCGGCGATCAATTTGATCATGCCTGTGTTTATCATCGTGGGCGCCCTGGGATTCATGCTGGGAGCTGGTGGGTCGGCGCTGGTGTCTCAGAAGCTGGGCGAGAAAAAGCCAGAGGAGGCCAACCGGTATTTCTCACTATTCGTTTACACAGTGATGGTGGGCGGTGTAGTCATGTCTGCGCTGGGACAACTCGCGCTGCGGCAGGTGTCCATCTGGCTGGGAGCCAGCGGCGAACTGTTGGACAACTGCGTACTGTATGGAAGGATCATGCTGTGCAGCATGGTGTTCTTCATGCTGCAGAACCTGTTCCAGGCCTTCATGGTGGCTGCCGAAAAACCGCGGCTGGGCCTGGTGTTTACCGTCAGCGCCGGAGTGATCAATATGGTGCTGGATGCCTTGTTCGTAGGACTTCTGAGCTGGGGGCTTGCCGGTGCCGCCTTCGCCACGCTGGTTGCGGAGACCTTTGGAGGTCTGGTCCCGGTGATCTATTTCCTGCGGCCGAATGACTCGCTGCTACAGCTCGGGCGCACCCGGGTGATGTGGCCGGTGCTTTGGAAGGCCACCACCAATGGTTCTTCGGAGATGATGAACAGCATCGCCGCTTCGGTGGTGACGATCCTCTACAACAAGCAGCTGCTGCGACTGGCAGGGTCGGACGGCGTGGCCGCCTATGGGGTGATCATGTATGTGGTGTTCATCTTCCTGGGGGTGTTCATGGGCTATGCGGTGGGCATTGCCCCGGTGTTCAGCTTCCACTACGGTGCCGGGCACAAAGCCGAGCTTCGCAGTCTGTTCCGCAAGACCATGGTGCTGTTGTCCTGTGCCGGTGTATTGATGACAGCGGTCTCCTGGGCGCTTTCCGGGACACTGACGGATATCTTTGTAGGATACGATGCGGACCTGCGGGCCATGACACTTCACGGAATGAGGATCTTTGTGACTTGTTTCCTGCTGAGCTGGTTCGTGGTCTTCGGATCCTCCTTCTTCACGGCACTTGGGAACGGTTTGATCTCGGCCACTATCTCGTTCCTGCGGACTCTGGTGTTCGAGTGCGGTTCGGTCCTGTTACTGCCCATGATCTTGGGCCTGAACGGCGTCTGGGGCTCCATCGTGGTGGCGGAGGTGATGGCCTGCGTAGTAACGGGAGTGTTCCTGCTGAAGAAGAGGAAGGAGTATTTCTACGATTGA